Proteins from a single region of Sphingomonas sp.:
- a CDS encoding CoA-acylating methylmalonate-semialdehyde dehydrogenase — protein MRIIDHVISGASAGSAARTGDVFNPNTGQIQAKVNLGTQADLDRAVAAAQAAQPAWAATNPQRRARVMFNFKALVEANMDELAHLLASEHGKVVADARGDVQRGLDVVEFACGIPHLLKGEYTQGAGPGIDVYSMRQPLGIGAGITPFNFPAMIPLWMSAVAITCGNAFILKPSERDPSVPVRLAELFLEAGLPEGIFQVVHGDKEMVDAILDHPAISAVSFVGSSDIAHYVYRRGVDAGKRVQAMGGAKNHGIVMPDADLDQVVADLSGAAFGSAGERCMALPVVVPVGDKTADALRERLIPAIEALRVGVSTDAEAHYGPVVNAAHKQRVENWIQTGVDEGAELVVDGRGFKLQGHEEGFFIGPSLFDRVTTDMESYKEEIFGPVLQIVRAPDFETALRLPSEHQYGNGVAIFTRNGHAAREFAARVNVGMVGINVPIPVPVAYHSFGGWKRSAFGDTNQHGMEGVRFWTKTKTITQRWPDGGASGDSAFVIPTMG, from the coding sequence TTGCGTATCATCGACCATGTCATCTCTGGCGCGTCCGCCGGTTCCGCGGCCCGCACCGGCGACGTCTTCAATCCCAATACCGGACAGATCCAGGCGAAGGTGAATCTCGGCACCCAGGCCGATCTCGATCGCGCCGTCGCCGCCGCGCAGGCAGCCCAGCCCGCTTGGGCCGCGACCAACCCCCAGCGCCGCGCCCGTGTGATGTTCAATTTCAAGGCTTTGGTCGAAGCCAATATGGACGAGCTGGCGCATCTGCTGGCGTCCGAGCATGGCAAGGTCGTCGCCGATGCGAGGGGCGACGTGCAGCGCGGTCTCGACGTCGTCGAATTCGCCTGCGGCATCCCGCATCTGCTCAAGGGCGAATACACCCAGGGCGCCGGTCCCGGTATCGATGTCTATTCGATGCGCCAGCCGCTCGGCATCGGCGCCGGCATCACCCCGTTCAACTTCCCGGCGATGATCCCGCTGTGGATGAGCGCCGTCGCCATCACCTGCGGCAACGCCTTCATCCTCAAGCCCAGCGAGCGCGATCCCTCGGTGCCGGTGCGTCTCGCCGAACTGTTCCTCGAAGCCGGTCTGCCGGAAGGCATCTTCCAGGTCGTCCATGGCGACAAGGAAATGGTCGATGCGATCCTCGATCACCCGGCGATCAGCGCGGTCAGCTTCGTCGGTTCTTCGGACATCGCGCATTACGTCTATCGCCGCGGCGTCGATGCCGGAAAGCGCGTCCAGGCGATGGGCGGCGCCAAGAATCACGGCATCGTCATGCCCGATGCCGATCTCGATCAGGTCGTCGCCGATCTTTCGGGCGCCGCCTTCGGCTCGGCCGGTGAGCGCTGCATGGCGCTGCCGGTGGTCGTCCCCGTCGGCGACAAGACCGCCGATGCGCTCCGCGAACGCCTGATTCCGGCGATCGAAGCGCTCCGTGTCGGCGTCAGCACCGATGCCGAGGCGCATTACGGTCCGGTGGTCAACGCGGCGCACAAGCAACGCGTCGAAAACTGGATCCAGACCGGCGTCGATGAGGGTGCCGAACTCGTCGTCGACGGCCGCGGCTTCAAGTTGCAAGGCCATGAGGAAGGCTTCTTCATCGGACCGAGCCTGTTCGATCGCGTCACCACCGACATGGAAAGCTACAAGGAAGAGATTTTCGGCCCGGTCCTCCAGATCGTCCGCGCGCCGGATTTCGAGACCGCGCTGCGCCTCCCCAGCGAGCATCAGTACGGCAACGGCGTCGCGATCTTCACGCGCAACGGCCACGCCGCGCGCGAATTCGCCGCACGCGTCAATGTCGGCATGGTCGGCATCAACGTGCCGATCCCGGTACCGGTCGCCTATCACAGCTTCGGCGGCTGGAAGCGCTCGGCCTTCGGCGACACCAACCAGCACGGCATGGAAGGCGTCCGCTTCTGGACCAAGACCAAGACGATCACCCAACGCTGGCCCGATGGCGGCGCGAGTGGCGATTCGGCCTTTGTGATCCCGACGATGGGCTGA
- a CDS encoding SapC family protein translates to MASAPQQQLPLFYNQLEPLSSQVHGDLKVRVLDKAPFLAKHHAVPVTVEEFPLVQRYMPIVFSAGEDPVPLALMGLNEGVNVFIDDEGKLIDPNFYVPAYIRRYPYLLARLRPDADELSLCFDPTSETIGKFDEGQPLFENGEPSAVTKEILAFNEQFEQAGQRTAMFMKDLQELDLLTDGETSIQPDGAEQPFVYRGFQMIDEKKLNELRGDQLRKIVQNGMLPLIYAHLFSLQLMRDVFAAQVRLGKMPQPQLVPPAV, encoded by the coding sequence ATGGCCAGCGCGCCACAGCAGCAGCTTCCGTTGTTCTATAACCAGCTCGAACCGCTTTCGAGCCAGGTTCACGGCGATCTCAAGGTTCGCGTCCTCGACAAGGCGCCGTTCCTCGCCAAGCATCACGCCGTGCCGGTCACGGTCGAGGAATTCCCCCTCGTCCAGCGCTACATGCCGATCGTCTTCTCCGCCGGCGAGGATCCCGTTCCGCTCGCGTTGATGGGTCTCAACGAAGGCGTCAACGTCTTCATCGACGATGAAGGCAAGCTGATCGATCCGAACTTCTATGTTCCGGCCTATATCCGCCGCTATCCCTATCTGCTCGCCCGCCTGCGTCCCGACGCCGACGAGCTGTCGCTGTGCTTCGATCCGACCTCGGAGACGATCGGCAAGTTCGACGAGGGCCAGCCGCTGTTCGAGAATGGCGAGCCGAGCGCGGTGACCAAGGAAATCCTGGCGTTCAACGAGCAGTTCGAACAGGCCGGTCAGCGCACCGCGATGTTCATGAAGGACTTGCAGGAGCTCGACCTGCTGACCGACGGCGAGACCTCGATCCAGCCCGACGGCGCCGAGCAGCCTTTCGTGTATCGCGGCTTCCAGATGATCGACGAGAAGAAGCTCAACGAGCTGCGCGGCGACCAGCTTCGCAAGATCGTGCAGAACGGCATGTTGCCGCTCATCTATGCGCACCTGTTCTCGCTGCAGCTGATGCGCGACGTCTTCGCCGCGCAGGTTCGCCTCGGCAAGATGCCGCAGCCGCAGCTGGTTCCGCCGGCCGTCTGA
- the cpdR gene encoding cell cycle two-component system response regulator CpdR yields MIRILLAEDDRVMREYLTRALERSGYAVSAVDRGTEALPLLENERFDLLLTDIVMPEMDGIELAQKASELAPDMRVMFITGFAAVTLKAGKQVPQARILSKPFHLRDLVLEVDRLFEAENASLN; encoded by the coding sequence ATGATCCGGATTCTGCTGGCCGAGGACGATCGCGTGATGCGGGAATATCTCACCCGCGCGCTCGAGCGGTCGGGCTATGCCGTCAGCGCGGTCGATCGCGGCACCGAGGCGCTGCCCCTGCTCGAAAATGAGCGGTTCGATCTGCTCCTCACCGATATCGTCATGCCGGAAATGGACGGCATTGAGCTGGCGCAAAAGGCCAGCGAACTGGCGCCCGACATGCGGGTGATGTTCATCACTGGCTTCGCGGCGGTCACGCTCAAGGCCGGAAAGCAGGTCCCGCAGGCGCGGATCCTCTCCAAACCCTTCCATCTGCGCGACCTGGTGCTGGAGGTCGATCGGCTGTTCGAAGCCGAGAATGCCAGCCTGAATTAA
- a CDS encoding ABC transporter ATP-binding protein, translating into MDLTIDRLSLSLGKRQVLHDVSAVLRPGRVTAILGANGSGKTTLVKVLAGLLPGDLRLGDRRIDALDPRERARAIGYLPQDGAVHWDVTVESLVALGRLPHRAPFAGLSPADEEAIARALAATETAELAHRLVAELSGGERARVLLARVLAGQPSWLLADEPLASLDPQHQLGLLDRLRALAGEGMGVVIVLHDLIQAARAADDVLLLREGRVVVFAPAAEALSPEHLRAAFGVEVMQVRDEAGRLLPVPIGRNR; encoded by the coding sequence ATGGATCTGACCATCGACCGCCTTTCGCTCAGCCTCGGCAAGCGCCAGGTTCTCCACGATGTCAGCGCCGTGCTGCGCCCCGGCCGCGTCACCGCGATCCTCGGCGCCAACGGTTCGGGCAAGACCACTCTGGTCAAGGTGCTGGCGGGCCTGCTTCCGGGCGATCTCCGCCTCGGCGACCGGCGCATCGACGCCCTCGATCCCCGCGAGCGCGCCCGCGCCATCGGCTATCTCCCGCAGGACGGCGCGGTGCATTGGGACGTCACCGTCGAAAGCCTTGTCGCGCTCGGGCGCCTGCCGCACCGCGCGCCCTTTGCCGGACTCTCGCCAGCCGACGAAGAGGCCATCGCCCGGGCCCTTGCCGCCACCGAGACCGCCGAACTCGCCCACCGCCTCGTCGCCGAGCTATCCGGGGGCGAACGCGCCCGTGTCCTGCTCGCCCGCGTCCTCGCCGGCCAGCCTTCATGGCTCCTCGCCGATGAACCGCTCGCCAGTCTCGATCCCCAGCACCAGCTCGGCCTGCTCGATCGCCTCCGCGCGCTGGCGGGCGAGGGGATGGGCGTGGTCATCGTCCTCCACGACCTGATCCAGGCCGCCCGCGCCGCCGACGATGTCCTGCTGCTCCGCGAAGGCAGGGTCGTCGTCTTCGCCCCCGCCGCCGAAGCCCTTTCCCCCGAGCATCTCCGCGCCGCCTTCGGCGTCGAGGTGATGCAGGTTCGCGACGAAGCGGGACGCCTCCTTCCCGTGCCGATCGGCAGGAACCGCTGA
- a CDS encoding polysaccharide deacetylase family protein, with product MIRLLLFIVALMFVVRAEPVATVDASVPQERRKLIALTFDDVPRFRGAFMTPTERGERLIATLKDKGVDQVAFFLNPGQMTEFGDTRGAGQRIRDYVAAGHVIANHSNTHPHLSGTSAEAYLANIDAAEAWLSKQPGHRPWFRFPYLDEGGKDLAKRDAIRAGLKARGLMNGYVTVDGSDWNMEQLAIEALKAGKKIDMAALRDLYVETHVQSADFTDALAVRALGRSPAHVLLLHETDMAALFLGDLIDALRADGWEIISADGAYSDPIARAEPNVPSSNGTRIEALAWEKGITGKRWYDRNEMEIANPLFRERVLHEGAGQ from the coding sequence GTGATCCGGCTGCTCCTTTTCATCGTCGCCTTGATGTTCGTGGTCCGCGCCGAGCCGGTCGCGACCGTCGATGCGTCAGTACCGCAGGAGCGCCGCAAGCTGATCGCGCTGACCTTCGACGATGTGCCGCGCTTCCGCGGCGCGTTCATGACGCCCACGGAGCGCGGCGAGCGGCTGATCGCCACGCTGAAGGACAAGGGCGTCGATCAGGTCGCCTTCTTCCTCAATCCCGGCCAGATGACCGAGTTCGGCGACACCAGGGGCGCCGGGCAGCGGATCAGGGATTATGTCGCGGCGGGGCATGTCATCGCCAATCACAGCAACACCCATCCGCACCTCTCGGGCACCAGCGCGGAAGCCTATCTCGCCAACATCGACGCCGCCGAGGCGTGGCTGTCGAAGCAGCCCGGGCACCGTCCCTGGTTCCGCTTTCCGTATCTCGACGAGGGCGGCAAGGACTTGGCCAAGCGCGATGCGATCCGCGCCGGGCTCAAGGCGCGCGGGCTGATGAATGGCTATGTCACGGTCGACGGGTCCGACTGGAACATGGAGCAATTGGCGATCGAGGCGCTGAAGGCCGGCAAGAAGATCGACATGGCGGCGCTGCGTGATCTGTACGTGGAAACCCACGTCCAGTCGGCGGACTTCACCGATGCGCTGGCGGTGCGCGCATTGGGCCGTTCGCCCGCGCACGTGCTGTTGCTCCACGAAACCGACATGGCGGCTCTCTTCCTCGGCGACCTGATCGACGCGTTGCGTGCCGATGGCTGGGAGATCATCTCCGCCGACGGCGCCTATTCCGATCCGATCGCGCGGGCCGAACCTAATGTCCCCTCCTCGAATGGCACCCGCATCGAGGCGCTGGCGTGGGAAAAAGGCATCACCGGCAAGCGCTGGTACGACCGCAACGAGATGGAAATCGCCAACCCGCTCTTCCGCGAGCGGGTTTTGCATGAGGGGGCCGGGCAATGA
- a CDS encoding ABC transporter substrate-binding protein, whose translation MRLTIPPLLMLALAGCAPANALGGGGIVSTNPCADAMLVELVPAGRIAAISHYSQDPAATSIPLDIARRFRTTTGTAEEVVAMRPDLVIASSFTSPATREAYRRAGLKTLYLDSPVTIEASKAQVTELAAAVGAEGQGRAMNERIDRAVTAANWNGTQIPALIWIGGNLVSGGGNLLDEMMTRAGFSDHAAHYGLQFTGNLPMERIIVDPPRVMLVPDAPGRMASSRAAQLRSRALAHLGGKVTEARFPRDLVNCGGPVIAKAMTRLAEVRRSVGR comes from the coding sequence GTGAGGCTGACGATCCCGCCGCTGCTGATGCTCGCGCTGGCGGGCTGTGCCCCGGCAAACGCGCTGGGCGGCGGCGGGATCGTCTCCACCAATCCCTGCGCGGACGCGATGCTGGTCGAACTGGTCCCGGCTGGCCGCATCGCCGCGATCAGCCATTACTCGCAGGACCCGGCGGCGACTTCGATCCCGCTCGATATCGCCCGCCGCTTCCGCACCACCACCGGCACCGCCGAGGAGGTCGTGGCGATGCGGCCCGATCTGGTGATCGCCAGCAGCTTCACTTCGCCCGCCACCCGCGAAGCCTATCGCCGGGCCGGGCTGAAGACGCTCTACCTCGATTCCCCGGTCACCATCGAAGCCAGCAAGGCGCAGGTGACAGAGCTTGCCGCCGCGGTCGGTGCCGAGGGGCAGGGTAGGGCGATGAACGAGCGTATCGACCGCGCCGTCACCGCCGCCAACTGGAACGGTACGCAGATCCCGGCGCTGATCTGGATCGGCGGCAATCTCGTCTCGGGCGGCGGCAATCTGCTCGACGAGATGATGACCCGCGCCGGCTTCTCGGATCATGCCGCGCATTACGGCCTGCAATTCACCGGCAATCTGCCGATGGAGCGGATCATCGTCGATCCGCCTCGCGTGATGCTGGTCCCCGACGCGCCCGGCCGCATGGCCTCCTCGCGCGCCGCCCAGTTGCGCAGCCGCGCCCTGGCGCATCTCGGCGGCAAGGTGACCGAGGCGCGTTTCCCGCGCGATCTCGTCAATTGCGGTGGCCCGGTGATCGCCAAGGCGATGACGCGGCTTGCCGAAGTGCGGCGGAGCGTAGGGCGGTGA
- a CDS encoding N-formylglutamate amidohydrolase, with translation MTATPPFALYGSKEPISPVVLSVPHAGRDYPLPLRAALRVPLAGIRGLEDRHADAIALGARECETLFVAERPRAWIDLNRSEQERDPRLDDGARAGGPPLSAKLRSGLGLVPRRVGSSGDIWSRRLSADEVETRIREDHRPYHAAVAAALASARARFGVAVLLDVHSMPPLGDPASAPRLVLGDRFGKSAAARFTGRIEGVARAHGIACAANTPYSGGHILEKHGDPRRGVHAIQLEFDRSLYLDTAFDQPGPGLKAAVQLLRAIIDALADEALPAALAAE, from the coding sequence GTGACCGCAACCCCGCCGTTCGCACTCTATGGCTCCAAGGAACCGATCAGCCCAGTGGTGCTGTCGGTGCCGCATGCCGGGCGCGACTATCCGCTGCCGCTGCGCGCGGCGTTGCGCGTGCCGCTGGCGGGCATCCGCGGACTGGAAGACCGCCACGCCGATGCCATCGCGCTGGGCGCGCGCGAATGCGAGACGCTGTTCGTCGCCGAGCGCCCGCGCGCCTGGATCGACCTCAACCGCAGCGAGCAGGAGCGCGACCCCCGGCTGGACGACGGCGCCCGCGCCGGCGGACCGCCGCTATCGGCCAAGTTGCGCAGCGGCCTGGGGCTGGTACCACGCCGCGTCGGCAGTTCGGGCGATATCTGGTCGCGGCGCTTGTCGGCGGACGAGGTCGAGACGCGGATCCGCGAGGATCACCGGCCCTACCACGCCGCAGTTGCCGCCGCGCTCGCTTCGGCACGAGCCCGGTTCGGCGTGGCGGTGCTGCTCGACGTGCATTCGATGCCGCCCTTGGGCGATCCGGCCTCGGCGCCCCGGCTGGTGCTGGGCGACCGCTTCGGCAAATCGGCGGCGGCGCGCTTCACCGGGCGGATCGAGGGCGTGGCCCGCGCCCATGGCATCGCCTGCGCCGCGAACACGCCCTATTCGGGCGGTCACATTCTGGAGAAGCATGGCGATCCCCGACGCGGGGTGCATGCGATCCAGTTGGAGTTCGACCGCAGCCTCTATCTCGACACCGCGTTCGACCAGCCCGGGCCGGGGCTGAAGGCGGCGGTGCAGCTGCTGCGCGCGATCATCGACGCGCTGGCCGACGAGGCCCTCCCCGCCGCGCTCGCCGCTGAGTAG
- a CDS encoding TonB-dependent receptor — translation MKFKFLLCASAALLPAFPAFAQTGPDDDDTIVVTATGIAQPIDQVGQAVTVLDAETIRTRQDVSVADLLATTPGVRFNRTGTTGSVTGISLRGAETNQTLVLVDGVKVNDPSAIGDGFDFGNLLIGNINRIEVLRGSNSVAYGSQAIGGVVSVTTVNPTDGFAANASADYGYSNTLNGKANIAAGSGMVSGSAGIAYFDTDGISSAARSFGATEKDGYRNLTANAKLKVAFTDAVSLDLRGYYIDADLDLDAFFGPPADTPDVSKSQQYVGYAGLNAALFGGVLSNRLGVTYFKHDRDYYFAPSNAPDYGYSGKTLRFEYQGVLQPVEQAKLIFGYEHERPEYTFFGFGSTSAAKARLDSFYGLAVVQPVTGLSVTGGVRHDQHSQFGGATTFGANANYSPNQGETNIRFSYGEGFKAPSLYQLYDSFSGNAALRPERSQSYDVGLDQNFGRHVTAAVTLFTRDTRNQINYDTTTFTYGNIDRTRAKGAEVSLALRPIDALSFTAAYSYIDAKDRSPGSLNFGKRLARRAEDAVSVSVDYDWSFGLKTGATLTHVGASFDDPANARRLQGYVLAGLRASLPIGEHLEVYGRVDNLFDEQYSTAYGFGTYGRAAYAGVRVKLGK, via the coding sequence ATGAAGTTCAAATTCCTCCTCTGCGCCTCGGCGGCGCTGCTGCCGGCATTCCCCGCCTTCGCACAGACCGGCCCTGACGATGACGACACGATCGTCGTCACCGCCACCGGTATCGCCCAGCCGATCGATCAGGTCGGTCAGGCTGTCACCGTGCTCGATGCCGAGACGATCCGCACCCGCCAGGACGTCAGCGTTGCTGATCTGCTCGCGACCACGCCCGGCGTGCGCTTCAACCGCACCGGCACCACCGGCTCGGTCACCGGCATCTCGCTGCGCGGCGCCGAGACCAACCAGACCCTGGTTCTGGTCGATGGCGTCAAGGTCAACGATCCCAGCGCGATCGGCGACGGCTTCGATTTCGGCAACCTGCTGATCGGCAATATCAACCGGATCGAAGTGCTGCGCGGGTCGAACTCGGTGGCCTATGGCAGCCAGGCGATCGGCGGCGTCGTCAGCGTGACCACCGTCAACCCCACCGACGGGTTCGCGGCGAACGCCTCGGCCGATTACGGCTACAGCAACACGCTCAACGGCAAGGCGAACATCGCCGCCGGCAGCGGCATGGTCTCGGGCTCGGCGGGCATCGCCTATTTCGACACCGACGGTATCTCGTCGGCGGCGCGTTCGTTCGGCGCGACCGAGAAGGACGGCTATCGCAACCTCACCGCCAATGCGAAGCTCAAGGTCGCCTTCACCGACGCGGTCAGCCTCGATCTGCGCGGCTATTACATCGATGCCGATCTCGATCTCGATGCCTTTTTCGGTCCGCCCGCCGACACGCCCGACGTCAGCAAGTCGCAGCAATATGTCGGCTATGCCGGCCTCAACGCGGCGTTGTTCGGCGGCGTGCTCAGCAACCGGCTGGGCGTTACCTATTTCAAGCACGACCGCGACTATTATTTCGCGCCCAGCAACGCGCCGGATTATGGCTATTCGGGCAAGACGCTGCGCTTCGAATATCAGGGCGTGCTGCAGCCGGTCGAGCAGGCGAAGCTGATCTTCGGCTATGAGCATGAGCGCCCCGAATACACCTTCTTCGGCTTTGGCTCGACCAGCGCGGCCAAGGCGCGGCTCGACAGCTTCTACGGCCTTGCCGTGGTCCAGCCGGTCACCGGCCTGTCGGTCACCGGCGGCGTGCGCCATGACCAGCACAGCCAGTTCGGCGGTGCGACCACGTTCGGCGCCAACGCCAATTATTCGCCCAACCAGGGCGAGACCAACATCCGCTTCAGCTATGGCGAGGGTTTCAAGGCGCCGTCGCTCTATCAGCTCTATGACAGCTTCAGCGGCAATGCCGCGCTGCGCCCCGAGCGTTCGCAAAGCTATGATGTCGGCCTCGACCAGAATTTCGGGCGCCATGTCACCGCCGCGGTCACGCTGTTCACCCGTGATACCCGCAACCAGATCAACTACGACACCACCACCTTCACCTACGGCAATATCGATCGCACCCGGGCCAAGGGCGCCGAAGTGTCGCTGGCGCTGCGCCCGATCGACGCGCTGAGCTTCACCGCCGCCTATTCGTACATCGATGCGAAGGATCGTTCGCCCGGCTCGCTCAACTTCGGCAAGCGCCTCGCCCGCCGCGCCGAGGATGCGGTCAGCGTCTCGGTCGATTACGACTGGTCGTTCGGACTCAAGACCGGCGCGACCTTGACTCATGTCGGCGCCAGCTTCGACGATCCGGCGAACGCCCGGCGGCTTCAGGGCTATGTGCTGGCCGGCTTGCGGGCGTCGCTGCCGATCGGCGAGCATCTGGAGGTCTATGGCCGCGTCGATAACCTCTTCGATGAGCAATACAGCACCGCCTATGGCTTCGGCACCTATGGCCGCGCCGCCTATGCCGGCGTGCGGGTGAAGCTCGGCAAGTGA
- a CDS encoding iron ABC transporter permease, translating into MKRLSLNLALAALVAILFLASLMAGKAWVPFSAWFTHDPRWWIVAELRLPRAILGAGIGAALGLTGAVLQGFLRNPLADPSVVGVSSCAALGAVASIVLLSASAPLIIFGSAMLAAAGGMALLAGLAWRSQSAVAFILVGTVLASLAGALTAFLISIAPNPYATAEIIDWIMGSLTDRSFSEVQFAMPFIALGCAALLFTGRALDALTLGEDAARSLGLSLRRTQMLIVLGAGLAVGASVAVTGVVGFVGLIVPHLLRPLTGARPSALLLPSALGGAVLVLAADSLVRLGPGATEIRLGVAMALIGTPFFFALLLRMRRSAWI; encoded by the coding sequence GTGAAGCGCCTGTCGCTCAACCTCGCGCTCGCGGCGCTGGTCGCGATCCTGTTTCTCGCCTCGCTGATGGCGGGCAAGGCGTGGGTGCCGTTTTCCGCCTGGTTCACCCATGATCCGCGCTGGTGGATCGTCGCCGAGCTCCGCCTGCCGCGCGCCATCCTCGGGGCCGGCATCGGCGCCGCGCTCGGCCTCACTGGCGCGGTGTTGCAGGGCTTCCTGCGCAACCCGCTCGCCGACCCTAGCGTGGTCGGCGTTTCCTCCTGCGCCGCCCTGGGCGCGGTCGCATCGATCGTCCTGCTCTCCGCCAGCGCGCCGCTGATCATCTTCGGCAGCGCCATGCTCGCCGCCGCCGGCGGGATGGCTTTGCTCGCCGGACTCGCCTGGCGGTCGCAAAGCGCGGTCGCCTTCATCCTCGTCGGCACCGTCCTCGCCAGCCTGGCGGGCGCGCTCACCGCCTTCCTGATCTCGATCGCGCCAAACCCCTATGCCACCGCCGAGATCATCGACTGGATCATGGGCTCGCTCACCGATCGCAGCTTCAGCGAGGTCCAGTTCGCGATGCCGTTCATCGCCCTTGGCTGCGCGGCGCTGCTGTTCACCGGCCGCGCCCTCGACGCGCTGACGCTCGGCGAGGATGCCGCCCGCTCGCTCGGCCTCAGCCTTCGGCGCACCCAGATGCTGATCGTCCTCGGGGCGGGGCTGGCGGTCGGCGCCAGCGTCGCGGTCACCGGGGTGGTCGGGTTTGTCGGCCTGATCGTGCCGCATCTGCTGCGTCCGTTGACCGGCGCGCGGCCTTCGGCGCTGCTGCTGCCTTCGGCGCTGGGCGGCGCGGTACTGGTGCTTGCGGCCGACAGCCTCGTCCGCCTCGGACCCGGCGCGACCGAGATCCGCCTCGGCGTCGCGATGGCACTGATCGGCACGCCCTTCTTCTTCGCGCTGCTGCTCAGGATGCGGAGGTCGGCATGGATCTGA
- a CDS encoding FAD-binding oxidoreductase has translation MKPAQAQLVETVRQRFGDKAVTTDADTIAPWLSDWRGRYRGAAPAMLTPASRDEVAAMVALAADARVALVPQGGNSGMVGGATPPADGSALLLSLRRMNRIRALNPESNLAIAEAGVILADFREAAERAGRRFPLDLGARGSATIGGLVSTNAGGTQVLRFGNMRQLVAGVEAVLPDGSIHDGLAPLKKDNRGYDLNQLLIGAEGTLGIVTAATLRLAPGLVSRAVAWVGLESPAKALALLRAIEAKTDAVESFEILPGPVLDLVVGHIPGTRAPLESRHPWHVLIEAVSIDAAAEPPASLLERLLGPALEAGLAGDAVIAASEAQAEAFWKIRHSISESERAAGPAVQHDISVPVDDMPRFMIEGAAEAERRFPGTRAIAYGHLGDGNVHFHVRAPHGMDAATFHAGDAAAITRLVHDMVVAAGGSISAEHGIGQMKRAELERLGPPARIAALRAIKAALDPRGILNPGKLVTLAPEAATP, from the coding sequence ATGAAGCCCGCGCAAGCCCAGCTCGTCGAGACCGTCCGCCAGCGCTTCGGCGACAAGGCGGTGACCACCGATGCCGACACGATCGCGCCCTGGCTCAGTGATTGGCGCGGGCGGTACCGCGGCGCGGCGCCGGCGATGCTGACGCCCGCCTCGCGTGACGAGGTCGCGGCGATGGTGGCGCTGGCGGCGGACGCGCGGGTCGCGCTGGTGCCGCAGGGCGGCAATAGCGGCATGGTCGGCGGCGCGACGCCCCCGGCGGACGGATCGGCGCTGCTGCTGTCGCTCCGCCGGATGAACCGCATTCGCGCGCTCAATCCCGAATCCAACCTCGCCATCGCCGAGGCGGGCGTGATCCTCGCCGATTTCCGAGAGGCCGCCGAGCGGGCCGGGCGCCGCTTCCCGCTCGATCTCGGCGCGCGCGGCAGCGCCACGATCGGCGGCCTGGTCTCGACCAATGCCGGCGGCACCCAGGTTCTCCGCTTCGGCAATATGCGGCAGCTCGTCGCCGGCGTGGAGGCGGTGTTGCCCGACGGATCGATCCATGACGGGCTCGCCCCGCTCAAGAAGGACAATCGCGGCTATGACCTTAACCAGCTGCTGATCGGCGCCGAGGGCACGCTCGGGATCGTCACCGCCGCGACGCTGCGGCTGGCGCCGGGCCTCGTCTCGCGTGCGGTCGCCTGGGTCGGGCTGGAGAGCCCGGCGAAGGCGCTGGCGCTGCTCCGCGCGATCGAGGCGAAGACCGATGCCGTCGAGAGCTTCGAGATCTTGCCGGGTCCGGTGCTCGATCTTGTCGTCGGTCACATCCCCGGCACCAGGGCTCCGCTCGAATCGCGTCATCCCTGGCACGTGCTGATCGAGGCGGTGTCGATCGATGCCGCCGCCGAACCGCCCGCGTCGCTGCTCGAACGACTGCTTGGTCCGGCGCTCGAAGCGGGACTGGCTGGCGACGCGGTGATCGCCGCCAGCGAAGCCCAGGCCGAGGCGTTCTGGAAGATCCGCCATTCGATTTCCGAATCGGAGCGCGCCGCCGGCCCCGCGGTCCAGCACGACATCTCGGTGCCGGTCGATGATATGCCGCGCTTCATGATCGAGGGCGCGGCGGAGGCCGAGCGGCGCTTTCCCGGCACCCGCGCCATCGCCTATGGCCATCTTGGCGACGGCAACGTTCATTTCCACGTTCGTGCCCCGCACGGCATGGATGCCGCCACCTTCCATGCGGGCGACGCGGCGGCGATCACCCGGCTGGTGCACGACATGGTCGTCGCGGCCGGCGGGTCGATCTCGGCCGAGCATGGTATCGGCCAGATGAAGCGTGCCGAACTGGAACGGCTGGGCCCGCCAGCCAGGATTGCGGCGCTGAGGGCGATCAAGGCGGCATTGGACCCGCGGGGGATTCTCAATCCGGGGAAGCTCGTGACGCTTGCGCCGGAAGCCGCCACGCCATAG